TTTTTATCTAACACCTATAATGTTATATCACTGTAAGTGTTTGTCCCGTGATCTTAGGCAAAGTGAAGTATGCTGATATTGATGTGTTTTTGGTAGATGAATAGAAGAGAGACAACCATTAAATTTATCACAACAAATATGACATCTCAAAAAAAATGCCTTACCTTTCCGTACCAATATTTGTTAGTGTGTCACAACCTTGTGTGTTAACATGGATGCAAGATATTGGTTGCTACTAACATATGAACAAAGCTTACCTTTGATTGCACCCAAAACCTTGTTCTTCACGCCCTTTAATCATGCACATGTTAACCATAAATTTTTTAATTTCTATTGTGGAATAGTTGTAAGTCATAGATGTCTCAACTCTTCTGCTCATTGCTCAACCAACGAGTAAGAAAAGAAGAGGAAACAAAATCTGATCTACTCCTAAAACCCCATTCGTAAAGAGGACAATTTCTACAATAACCCCGACCCCAGGGACCCCATCCAAAACCCAGGCAATATTTCTATCCTCTACACCCCTCTCCCCACCTTCATCTCCGTTCCCCAATCTCTCTCCTCGGCCACCTCCCATCTCcgctcctcctccatcacctcacCGCCGCCAGCGCCCAAACCCTACCCACCGATGGCCTCCCCGGCGCCGGCGTCCCCTGCGGCCGCCGCGGCCCACGCTCCTCCACCGCGCATCGGGCTCGCGGGCCTCGCCACCATGGGCCAGAACCTGGCTCTCAACATCGCCGAGAAGGGGTTCCCGATCTCCGTCTACAACCGCACCGCCGCCAAGGTGGACTCTACGCTCTCCCGCGCGCGGGACGAGGGCGCGCTGCCGGTGCTGGGCCACCGCGACCCGCGCGGGTTCGTGCTCTCGCTCGCCCGCCCGCGCACCGTCGTGCTCCTCGTCCAGGCGGGCCCCGCCGTCGACGCCACGATCCAGGCCCTCTCCCCCTACCTCGAGCCCGGCGACGCCATCGTCGACGGCGGCAACGAGTGGTACCAAAACACGGAGCGCCGCATCGAGGAGGCCGCGGCGCGCGGGATCCTGTACCTTGGGATGGGCGTGTCCGGCGGCGAGGAGGGCGCGCGGAACGGGCCCTCGCTCATGCCCGGCGGCCACGTCGATGCCTACAACAACATCAGGGACATCCTCGAGAAGGCCGCGGCGCAGACGGAAGACGGGGCGTGCGTCACCTTCGTTGGGCCCGGTGGTGCTGGCAACTTCGTTAAGATGGTGCACAACGGGATCGAGTATGGCGATATGCAGCTCATCGCTGAGGCATACGATGTGCTCCGCAGAGTTGGGGGCCTGTCCAACTCGGAGATTGCCGATGTGTTTGCGGAATGGAACAAGGGCGAGCTCGAGAGCTTCTTGGTTGAGATCACCGCGGATATATTCACCGTGGCTGACCCATTGGATGGGAGCGGCGGGGCCCTGGTTGACAAGATTCTAGACAAGACTGGGATGAAGGGGACTGGGAAATGGACGGTGCAGCAGGCCGCAGAGCTTGCAGTGGCAGCACCCACAATTGCCGCATCACTGGATGGGAGGTACTTGTCAGGGTTGAAGGATGAACGGGTTGCGGCTGCTGGGGTGCTCGAGGAAGAGGGGATGCCAGCAGGGCTGTTGGAGACGATTAATGTTGATAAGAAGGTGCTGGTGGATAGGGTCAGGCAAGCACTTTACGCCTCGAAGATTTGCAGCTATGCACAGGGCATGAATCTGCTGCGAGCCAAGAGTGTGGAGAAGGGTTGGAACCTTAACCTTGCAGAGCTTGCCAGGATTTGGAAGGGCGGATGCATTATCCGTGCGAGGTTTCTTGATAGGATCAAGAGGGCGTATGACAGAAATCCTGAGCTTGCCAATTTGATTGTTGACAGAGAGTTTGCAAGGGAGATGGTGCAGCGGCAGAATGCGTGGAGGTGGGTTGTGGCACGGGCGGTGGAGGCTGGCATTAGCACACCAGGAATGACTGCTAGCCTTTCGTACTTTGATACCTACAGATCAAGTCGATTGCCTGCAAACCTGATCCAAGCACAGAGGGATCTGTTTGGTGCACACACCTATGAGCGCATTGACTGTCCAGGTTCATTCCACACAGAATGGAACAAGCTGGCGAGGAGAAGCAATGGTGCAGCCATTTGAGGAATTGGTTGGTATTAGCAGTGCTGTTTGCTGCTCTGGGTGATTTCTCTTTGTGGGTTCTCTTTCATTTTACTATTGTTGTCTTTATGCTTCTAGATCCAAGTTGTGTACTTTGAATAATGCTGTACTGTATGGTTGGCAACTGAAGAACATTGTGTAGCTTCAGTTTTACTGTGATCTAGGTACACCCAGTTTGATACTCTTAACTTTGGTATGCAATCGCTATGATGCCTCTCAAATCCCAATGTTGTGTCTTTAAAGAGTTATCTGAAATGTGTTGAAATTACTACTAAGAGTAGTGAGTTTTGCATCATTTATCTGAAATGTGTTGAAATTGCTACTAAGGGTAGTGAGTTTTGCATCATAACCTCTCAAATCAATGGTGTCTTTGAAGAATGGTATGCCATGTGTAGAAATAATAACTACTACAGTTGTCAGGTCGTAGTGCCCCAGTATTGAAGGTAACTCATGAGTCATATATGTCCCTTAAAAAAAGAATCTTATGTTGATAAACCTAGATGCCTGGGGATCTCTACCTATAAGCCAATGATCCTGGCCTGTTTGTTTAAGCGGCTTTAGTGAAAAAGTTATAATTTGATGCTCGTAGTTTACTGTGCCGGCTATGCTAATCAGAAATAATTTTCTGAAATATGCATAATAGTACCCACTCTTTGCCAGAAAATAAAGATGCTTCCATTTAATATTTTCATACAACTAAGCTGGTACTTGAAGTGGCTGTGTAATTTCTATGACATCTAATTTGTGAAGTTATAAATTATAATGTCTACTCCTTAAATTTGCACACCGAACCTTTATTTTATTCATTTTGGTTGGTTAGTATGGATAATCAAATTAGTTTTATTTTGTGTTCGGTATAATTGGCTATAAATATAATATTCTTATATGCATGATTATTTACTTGTTTATTTGTGGCAGACTTGTGTCAAATACTCAAGTCAGATACATGTGCTGTTAGTGAGTTTAACATGTTTGCTAGGGCAGGATCAGCGATAAAGAgcgatctagatctagatattcCCAATTGAGTTCATGTCATGTTTGACCCGTGAAGTTATTGTTAGTTGCAGGTTTTTTTTAATGACTTAAACTACTATATGACTCTGCTGCAGCTAAATGGTCAACTCTAAATGCACTGTAGCGAAATCATATTCATCTTCTTTGCTGTAATTTGTacttcctctgttccaaattagaagtcgctttgactttttttggtacatagatttttctatgtatctagacatacatTATATCTAGACAagtagcaaaatagatgtaccaaaaaagtcaaagcgacttataatttggaatggagggagtagattaTGATTCTATTTCTATGCTAACAATGATTTGTTGATTTTATCGGGCTATTATACCAATCAAGTTTTAATAATTGTGACACATATGTGGTAGGGATGCTGTGCTGTTAATAATATATGGAAATGAATTGCTAGCTCATTGCATTTTTGAAGAGCAAAACACTTACGATATGGGGATGATAGGTGTGGTGCAACCATCTAGTGGTAGAATTTCTGGGACCATATCATTGTCTGTAAGAATTGGTACTGGCATTTAGACTATTTCTTTACACATAACTGCACTACTTTGTCAAATCGATTGAGATGCGGATGTTTGAGCATGGTTTGCTCAATGAAGGCTGTGGCAATTACTAGTAATTTTGCCTTGTGTTAAATTCTGAAAATTAACTGTCACAATACTGAACCTATCATGTAAAACCTGCTTGAAGCCTTGAACCATTTCTTATGTAGATTAGTCTGTCATGGTTTTGTCACTTTAGTATTCCTCAGAATTTTCTGAGGCCCTACCATCTGTTAACTTCAAGGGGTTCGCTCATTTGCCATTTAATGTAGCAGAACATTTGGTATTTTTCATTTGTTAATAACTTAGTGTTTATCTAAATTTTCATGTGATGGCTGATCTTGAATAGAATAAGAGCTGATTATTATGTTGATTATATTCAGATGAACTTCTACAGCTAGGTCAATTTTGAGGATCAAAACTGTCCATTCTGTAAAGTGAGGTTACTCTGTTGGGCCAATGGGCCACCATTCCAGACAGGTCCAAATTGGGCCAATGGGCCTTTAAACTCTACATTTATGAATTATGACAAGTTACTCTGTTTGTTGAGCTGTGGTTCAGTCATATAAATGTCATTAGATGCATTATGCAAGGAACATTGTCAGTTCATTCAGCCATATAATTTTAATTCTGATCACAATTGAGAACTTGTGATGATCAGCAAATGTTGTGACCAAATCTTTTTAGTATTTAACCTTCCTGAGTGTTATGTTCTGTTTCCTACAACTAATGTAGACTAACCAAGTACATTAGCTATAATTTCCATATTTAACAAGAGTTTCTGATATTGGTTTTTATTTGTGGTGGTCAACTAATGTACACCAACCAAATGATTGTGATTCATTCTTCCGTGATGCTATATCAAGTTTTGTTGTTCATTAATGAAA
This sequence is a window from Miscanthus floridulus cultivar M001 chromosome 10, ASM1932011v1, whole genome shotgun sequence. Protein-coding genes within it:
- the LOC136484959 gene encoding 6-phosphogluconate dehydrogenase, decarboxylating 2, chloroplastic-like, producing the protein MASPAPASPAAAAAHAPPPRIGLAGLATMGQNLALNIAEKGFPISVYNRTAAKVDSTLSRARDEGALPVLGHRDPRGFVLSLARPRTVVLLVQAGPAVDATIQALSPYLEPGDAIVDGGNEWYQNTERRIEEAAARGILYLGMGVSGGEEGARNGPSLMPGGHVDAYNNIRDILEKAAAQTEDGACVTFVGPGGAGNFVKMVHNGIEYGDMQLIAEAYDVLRRVGGLSNSEIADVFAEWNKGELESFLVEITADIFTVADPLDGSGGALVDKILDKTGMKGTGKWTVQQAAELAVAAPTIAASLDGRYLSGLKDERVAAAGVLEEEGMPAGLLETINVDKKVLVDRVRQALYASKICSYAQGMNLLRAKSVEKGWNLNLAELARIWKGGCIIRARFLDRIKRAYDRNPELANLIVDREFAREMVQRQNAWRWVVARAVEAGISTPGMTASLSYFDTYRSSRLPANLIQAQRDLFGAHTYERIDCPGSFHTEWNKLARRSNGAAI